A window of Variovorax sp. HW608 genomic DNA:
CCCACATCAGGGTGGCGCTCGTCGGCGTCGACGATGCCTTGGTGCAGACGCAGCTGGAGCGCGCCGAGATCGATGTTGCGCTGCTGACGCCCGAAACTGCGCCTGGCGACCTGCATGCCCGTGCGCTGTTCAAGGAGCACTATGTCTGCGCAGTGCGCGCGGATCATCCGGCTGCGGGAGGACGGCGCCTGACGCTCAAGAAGTTCTGCGCGCTCGATCACATGCTGGTGTCCTACACAGGCGGCAGTTTCCGGGGAATCACCGACGAAGTGCTCGATGCATTGGGCAGACAGCGCAATGTCACCGTGTCGGTCAAGAGCTTTCTGGTCGTGCCCGACCTGCTTCGAGCGAGCGACATGGTGGCCACCGTTCCCAGCCGGCTCGTTGCCGGTGTCGAGGGACTCGTGCTCTTTGCGCCGCCGATCGACATTCCCGGCTTCACCAAGAGTGCCGTCTGGCACGATCGCACGCACCGCGATCCCGCTCACCGGTGGCTGCGCCAATTGCTCTTCGACACGGCCGCCGATTGACAGGCCGGCGGGCGCTCAGCCTCCTTCGCAGACCACGCGCGCCTCGTGAACGAGGCGATCGCGCACCAGCGCGAGCGCTTCGTCGTCCTCGCTCGCCTCGCGCAGCGCCTTGACCATGTCGCGATGGTCGAGCACGAGCAGCATGCGGATCGCGTAGCACTCCGCCTGGGTGAACTCGCCGGCCTCGGTCAACGCCTCGAGCTTGAGGATCGCCTCGCGGGGTGCGAGAAGATTGATCTCGATCAGTTCGAGCACATGGTCGATCTGCCGGGCGTTCAGGACTTGTGGTTGGGACGACATCGGGGATTCCTCTCTCTGCTGCCCCTTGAGTCTCGGCCGCGACGCTTAAGCGGGCTGAACCCTGCCGTCACCTTCATGGACCGCCGCCCAACAGCCGGGCCATCCATGCGATCGCCGCTTCGGCATCCGGCGCGAGATGCGTGGACCGGGTGAGCATGAGGTTGAGCCGCTGGCCGAGTCCTTCCACCGTGGTTCCGTTGGCTGCTTCACGCAGCGCGCCCTCGGCATCCCGCTCGCAGGCGAGCATGGCGGCGACGCGCTCCGCATAGGTCCCGGGCGGCACCCCGTACACCACCACGGGCTTGCCGAGCGCCACCGCGAAGCCGACCTCGAAGACGGTGCCCGAATCCGGCTCCAGGCCGCGAAAGGACTGCAGGTTGGCGATGCATCCATCGGCATCGCGAAGCAGGGCGACGTTGCCGTCGTAGATGGCTTGCGCCCATTGGTCTTCGCTGTCTGCGGCGCTGCGCTGGATCGTCGCATCGATCGGCGCGACGCCGGCGAGCCCGGCGCGTTCGCAGCGGTTCTTCAGGTCCCTGAAGATGCCGTCGCGGTTCGGAAAAAAGACATCGGGGCCGGCAAGGTAGATGCGCGGCCGGAAGGCGGGTTTCTCTGGCGTCATCCGGCCGATGGTATCGGCCGGCAATGGCCGCTATCGCGCGTGGGCTTCGGTCCAGCGCACGATATCGGCCGGACCCATCGCGCCCGCCTGGCGCGCGATCTCGCGGCCGCCCCTGAAGAGCGCCAGCGTCGGGATGCTGCGGATGCCGAAGCGCGCGCCCAAAGACGGCACCGCTTCGGTGTCGACCTTCACGAGCCGCACGTTCGGCTCCAGCTGCGCGGCGGCCTGCTCGAAGCCCGGCGCCATCTGGCGGCACGGGCCGCACCACGGCGCCCAGAAATCGACCAGCACCGGGATCTCGTTGCGCGCGACGTGCCGGTCGAAAGCGGCTTCATCGAGCGCGGTCGAGTGGCCGGTGAACAAGGGTTGATGGCACTTGCCGCAGTCCGGCGCGCTGCCGAGCTGGTCGCTCTTCACGCGGTTGGTGGTGTGGCAGTGCGGACAGACGATGTGCAGCGAATCGGTCATTTCCCCGAACTGGGGCCGGAGCCTGCCATTGCAAGTCCCGCAAGCCCCGCCATCTCCCTCGCGAGATCGACGAAGACGCGCAGCTTGGGCGCCTCTG
This region includes:
- a CDS encoding LysR family transcriptional regulator; its protein translation is MKDLRSLDLNLLKALDVLLDECNVTRAAARLGVTQPAMSGMLTRLRDAFDDPLFVRAQRGIVPTRRALAIARPLGQVLEEIGGLLRAPSFDPSTARMNFTIAATDYALRAVALPFLAKLKPRAPHIRVALVGVDDALVQTQLERAEIDVALLTPETAPGDLHARALFKEHYVCAVRADHPAAGGRRLTLKKFCALDHMLVSYTGGSFRGITDEVLDALGRQRNVTVSVKSFLVVPDLLRASDMVATVPSRLVAGVEGLVLFAPPIDIPGFTKSAVWHDRTHRDPAHRWLRQLLFDTAAD
- the trxC gene encoding thioredoxin TrxC, whose translation is MTDSLHIVCPHCHTTNRVKSDQLGSAPDCGKCHQPLFTGHSTALDEAAFDRHVARNEIPVLVDFWAPWCGPCRQMAPGFEQAAAQLEPNVRLVKVDTEAVPSLGARFGIRSIPTLALFRGGREIARQAGAMGPADIVRWTEAHAR
- a CDS encoding nucleoside 2-deoxyribosyltransferase, which encodes MTPEKPAFRPRIYLAGPDVFFPNRDGIFRDLKNRCERAGLAGVAPIDATIQRSAADSEDQWAQAIYDGNVALLRDADGCIANLQSFRGLEPDSGTVFEVGFAVALGKPVVVYGVPPGTYAERVAAMLACERDAEGALREAANGTTVEGLGQRLNLMLTRSTHLAPDAEAAIAWMARLLGGGP